One segment of Candidatus Glassbacteria bacterium DNA contains the following:
- the rpsT gene encoding 30S ribosomal protein S20 codes for MPNVKSAIKRHKTSLIRRERNRKRRATMRTFIKKLRAAESPEEATKLLPQVFSSVDKAVKNKVIHPSTGSRYKSRLSKFVDSLGK; via the coding sequence GTGCCGAACGTAAAAAGCGCGATCAAACGCCACAAAACGAGTTTGATCCGCAGGGAGCGCAACCGCAAACGTCGCGCCACCATGCGTACTTTCATCAAGAAACTGAGAGCCGCCGAAAGCCCCGAGGAAGCGACCAAGCTGTTGCCCCAGGTGTTCTCCAGCGTGGACAAGGCTGTCAAAAACAAAGTGATCCACCCCAGCACCGGCAGCCGTTATAAAAGCAGACTCAGTAAGTTTGTCGATAGCCTGGGCAAATAG